The following are encoded together in the Drosophila biarmipes strain raj3 chromosome 3L, RU_DBia_V1.1, whole genome shotgun sequence genome:
- the LOC108030726 gene encoding uncharacterized protein LOC108030726 has translation MPTSVMDKVIMLESQCGKFNRSYLSNITLFVKNARINLELYLLRDLVPGVTMDMEFLISMQNSNKYQKIFQYSLDMCSMLARKRNNIFKRWFATFFDAGNFKTYCPVEPNVYYLRNYNYNTLYIPKFLYAGKYRVKFDMNQLRNNNRIRDFVVGCVFVVEIK, from the exons ATGCCCACTTCCGTT ATGGATAAGGTCATAATGCTGGAGAGTCAGTGTGGAAAGTTTAACAGAAGCTATCTTTCCAATATTACGCTGTTTGTAAAAAATGCCCGGATAAATCTTGAACTGTACTTGCTAAGGGATTTGGTCCCCGGTGTGACAATGGATATGGAGTTCCTTATCAGCATGCAGAACTCCAATAAATATCAGAAAATCTTTCAATACTCTCTGGACATGTGCAGCATGCTGGCTCGAAAGAGGAATAACATCTTCAAAAGGTGGTTCGCTACCTTCTTCGATGCCGGTAACTTTAAAACGTACTGCCCGGTAGAGCCAAACGTTTACTACCTAAGGAACTACAATTACAACACTCTTTACATCCCAAAGTTTCTGTATGCAGGCAAGTACCGGGTGAAGTTTGACATGAACCAGTTAAGAAATAACAATAGAATCAGAGATTTCGTGGTGGGCTGTGTCTTTGTGGTTGAAATAAAGTAA
- the LOC108030724 gene encoding uncharacterized protein LOC108030724, whose amino-acid sequence MFHARLAPIVLGWVVLTAAPRQCVAPRMTFKAGDCRYDRSVFSNFTIQIIKSKVMMDMILVTTLRQGLKAHLSFEFRLSKGKPYQSVYQHDMNYCALIKGSQESIYRRWFTSMLKVGNFATSCPIKGGYYYMHGWTLDANYVPSFLYLGDYRIGGSFFYGRFKKHLDNPLLECSVEAVLN is encoded by the exons ATGTTCCACGCTAGACTTGCACCCATTGTTCTGGGCTGGGTCGTTTTAACTGCTGCCCCACGGCAATGCGTG GCCCCCAGAATGACTTTCAAGGCCGGTGACTGCAGGTACGACAGATCGGTTTTCTCCAACTTTACTATCCAGATTATTAAAAGCAAAGTGATGATGGACATGATCCTGGTCACCACCTTGCGGCAGGGGCTGAAGGCGCACTTGAGCTTCGAGTTCCGCCTTTCCAAGGGCAAGCCATACCAGAGTGTTTACCAGCACGACATGAACTACTGTGCCCTCATCAAGGGTTCCCAGGAGTCGATCTATCGGCGATGGTTCACGTCCATGTTGAAAGTGGGCAACTTCGCAACGAGCTGCCCCATAAAAGGGGGCTACTATTATATGCATGGCTGGACCCTGGATGCGAACTATGTGCCCTCCTTTCTCTACCTGGGTGACTACCGAATTGGCGGATCGTTCTTCTATGGCCGGTTCAAGAAGCACTTGGACAATCCCCTACTGGAGTGCAGTGTGGAAGCCGTGCTGAACTGA
- the LOC108030784 gene encoding LOW QUALITY PROTEIN: uncharacterized protein LOC108030784 (The sequence of the model RefSeq protein was modified relative to this genomic sequence to represent the inferred CDS: substituted 1 base at 1 genomic stop codon) produces MEIXFKHHYTLDISMDMLKVYALGLLLLAHELGITNAAGKCKFSRTHFQNFTLELKNNTLYMDMTTLKTVHRGLKVLLDTQISLDKGKSYQRLFAHILDTCAVVSSVRSNMFKSWFDSMLKHGNFMVNCPVPAGHYFLHDWQLDSQLVPHYLLPGDYCISAHFFYGKHKSKQEDFFLDLDVYALLKAS; encoded by the exons ATGGAAATTTAGTTTAAGCATCATTACACGCTCGACATCAGCATGGACATGTTGAAAGTATACGCTCTTGGCCTCCTGCTTTTAGCTCACGAATTGGGGATCACAAATGCA GCAGGGAAGTGCAAATTCAGCAGAACGCACTTCCAGAACTTTACACTGGAACTTAAGAACAATACATTGTATATGGACATGACAACTTTAAAGACGGTCCACCGGGGCCTCAAGGTCCTCCTCGACACCCAGATCAGCCTCGACAAAGGCAAAAGCTACCAACGCCTCTTCGCCCACATTCTGGACACCTGTGCCGTGGTTTCCTCGGTGAGATCCAACATGTTCAAGAGCTGGTTCGATAGCATGCTGAAGCACGGAAACTTTATGGTCAACTGCCCCGTTCCCGCGGGTCACTACTTTCTGCATGACTGGCAGCTGGACTCGCAGTTGGTCCCGCACTACTTGCTTCCAGGGGATTACTGCATCAGTGCTCACTTCTTCTATGGCAAGCATAAGTCAAAGCAGGAGGACTTTTTTCTGGACTTGGACGTCTATGCTCTGCTCAAAGCTAGCTAG
- the LOC108030725 gene encoding uncharacterized protein LOC108030725, producing the protein MLKVVIILFGVLLSWAESSSVSLTRVQCEKNSKFFRTLNVTSVNSTIFADIELVQALKAGFRGHVDVQLRLSNAKKFQSLVQTDTDYCELLSTLKDSLFRRWVKSVTKNSNFMENCPVPEGHYYLRGWHIDMGLVPSYLLSGDYRLRALVYYGKYRTKKQLFLVQCMVEATMLHK; encoded by the exons ATGCTGAAAGTAGTTATTATCCTATTCGGAGTACTCTTGTCGTGGGCAGAG TCCAGTTCGGTGAGCCTAACTCGCGTCCAGTGCGAGAAGAACTCCAAATTCTTTAGAACCCTGAACGTCACGTCAGTGAACAGCACAATCTTCGCGGACATCGAGTTGGTCCAGGCCCTAAAGGCCGGCTTCCGAGGTCACGTTGACGTGCAGCTGCGTCTCAGCAATGCCAAGAAGTTCCAGAGCCTGGTCCAAACCGACACCGACTACTGTGAGCTGCTCTCGACCCTCAAGGACTCGCTCTTCCGGCGGTGGGTCAAGAGCGTTACCAAGAACAGCAATTTTATGGAGAACTGCCCGGTTCCGGAGGGGCACTACTACCTCAGGGGCTGGCACATCGACATGGGTCTGGTGCCCTCCTACCTGCTGAGTGGCGACTACCGCCTGAGGGCCTTGGTCTACTACGGGAAGTATCGCACCAAGAAGCAGCTGTTTCTTGTCCAGTGCATGGTGGAGGCAACAATGCTTCACAAATAG
- the LOC108030785 gene encoding uncharacterized protein LOC108030785 yields the protein MARPMWILQLVGLEIQFCLAIFLFSVRAERSIKFIAGESRFNRDYFENFTFTIRNDKIFLDMYLRKPLLRGWRARLDFRTRVGNSKSFQSLFSTNVDVCNIVNAAKINLFKKWYKNLLKYGNFLRQCPLNASHYYLRGWQFGEGLVPPFIASGAYRLETYNFYGKYKGKDEDFIMSCTADAVIHI from the exons ATGGCTCGGCCCATGTGGATCTTGCAGCTAGTAGGGCTGGAGATACAGTTTTGCCTGGCaatatttctgttttctgttaGAGCG GAACGCAGCATCAAGTTCATAGCCGGCGAGAGCAGGTTCAACCGGGACTATTTTGAAAACTTCACATTTACCATCCGTAATGACAAGATCTTCCTGGACATGTACTTGCGAAAGCCACTGCTCAGAGGATGGAGGGCCAGGTTGGACTTCAGGACACGAGTGGGAAACTCGAAGAGCTTTCAGAGCCTCTTCTCGACCAACGTCGACGTCTGCAACATTGTGAACGCGGCCAAGATCAACCTGTTCAAGAAGTGGTACAAGAACCTGCTCAAGTATGGCAACTTCCTGCGCCAGTGTCCCCTGAACGCGAGCCACTACTACCTGAGGGGCTGGCAGTTCGGGGAGGGCTTGGTGCCACCGTTCATAGCGAGTGGGGCGTACCGATTGGAGACCTACAACTTTTATGGAAAGTACAAGGGGAAAGACGAGGACTTCATAATGAGTTGCACGGCCGATGCTGTTATACATATCTGA